The proteins below are encoded in one region of Erinaceus europaeus chromosome 15, mEriEur2.1, whole genome shotgun sequence:
- the LOC103123965 gene encoding LOW QUALITY PROTEIN: heterogeneous nuclear ribonucleoprotein F-like (The sequence of the model RefSeq protein was modified relative to this genomic sequence to represent the inferred CDS: inserted 1 base in 1 codon), with amino-acid sequence MMLGPEGGEGFVVKLRGLPWSCSVEDVQSFLSDCTIHDGAAGVHFIHTREGRQSGEAFVELESDDEIKLALKKDRESMGHRYIEMFKSHRTEMDWVLKQSGPNSADTADDGLRGLPFGCTKEEIAQFFSGLETVPNGITLLVDPEGKITGEAFVQFASQELAEKALGKHKEXGHRYIEVFKSSQEEVRSYSDPSEVRVCDRPGTGRRYIGVVKQAGLDRMRSGAYSAGNVGYEEYSGLTDGYGFTADLFGRDLSYCLSGMCDHRYGEGEFTVQSTTGHCVHMRGLPYKATENDIYNFFSPLNPVRVHIEIDPDGRVTGEADVEFATHEEAVTAMSKDRANMQHRYIELFLNSTTGASDGADSSHMMQGMGVSAQSAYSGLESQSVSRCYRAGYSGQNSMGGYD; translated from the exons ATGATGCTGGGCCCTGAGGGAGGTGAAGGCTTTGTGGTCAAGCTCCGTGGCCTGCCTTGGTCCTGCTCAGTTGAGGATGTGCAGAGCTTCCTCTCCGACTGCACAATTCATGACGGGGCTGCAGGTGTGCATTTCATCCACACTAGAGAAGGCAGGCAGAGTGGTGAGGCTTTTGTTGAACTTGAATCCGACGATGAGATAAAGTTGGCCCTGAAAAAAGACAGGGAAAGCATGGGACACCGCTACATTGAGATGTTCAAGTCTCACAGAACCGAGATGGATTGGGTGTTGAAGCAGAGCGGTCCCAACAGCGCTGATACCGCCGATGATGGCCTTCGAGGACTCCCATTTGGATGCACCAAGGAAGAAATTGCTCAGTTCTTCTCGGGGTTGGAGACTGTGCCAAATGGGATCACACTGCTTGTTGACCCCGAGGGCAAGATCACTGGGGAGGCATTCGTGCAGTTTGCTTCCCAGGAGTTAGCTGAGAAGGCTCTAGGCAAGCACAAAG TAGGGCACAGGTACATTGAAGTGTTCAAGAGCAGTCAGGAGGAAGTGAGGTCCTACTCAGACCCCTCTGAAGTTCGTGTCTGTGACCGGCCCGGCACAGGCAGGAGATACATAGGCGTTGTCAAGCAGGCAGGTTTGGATAGGATGAGGTCTGGTGCCTATAGTGCAGGCAATGTGGGATATGAGGAGTACAGTGGCCTCACTGATGGCTACGGCTTCACCGCCGACCTCTTTGGGAGAGACCTCAGTTATTGTCTCTCGGGGATGTGTGATCACAGATACGGAGAAGGTGAGTTCACTGTCCAGAGCACCACTGGACACTGCGTCCACATGAGGGGACTGCCGTACAAAGCCACTGAGAACGACATTTACAACTTCTTCTCTCCACTCAACCCAGTGAGAGTCCATATTGAGATTGACCCAGATGGAAGAGTCACCGGTGAAGCTGATGTTGAGTTTGCCACCCATGAGGAAGCTGTGACAGCTATGTCCAAAGACAGGGCCAACATGCAGCACAGATACATAGAACTCTTCTTGAATTCCACAACAGGGGCCAGCGACGGGGCAGATAGTAGTCACATGATGCAAGGCATGGGAGTGTCCGCCCAGTCCGCTTACAGTGGGCTTGAGAGCCAGTCAGTGAGCAGATGTTACAGGGCTGGCTACAGTGGCCAGAACAGCATGGGTGGCTATGACTAG